Proteins from a genomic interval of Paenibacillus sp. FSL R5-0623:
- a CDS encoding DNA polymerase IV, which translates to MTKQRTIMLIDMQSFYASVEKAKMPQYKNRPLAVAGDPARRSGIILAACPLAKAKGVSTAEPLWQSLQKCPELIIVRPHMQEYIEVSTQIMSIIEEFTDLVEPYSIDELFADFTGSMHLFGNDPVDLAKQIQDKIYNETGVYARAGIGENKIISKLCCDMIAKKAEGGIFHLKKEELHLHIGDKPIRDMWGIGSRMEKHLWKMGIRTIRDLANTPLSKLRSKWGVNGEVIWRVANGLDNSPVTVNTHSTQKDIGNGMTLPRDFTEAWEIEVVILDICTEVCRRARQKGLMGSVVSVSVSAADFDHPTGFHRQVKLSDPTNITVDVCKIAKRIFHQHWDGQPVRRVGVSLSQLSNADTYQLSFFDDQEQKRAIDQVMDDIKDRFGDIAILRASSITAAGQAIDRASKIGGHYK; encoded by the coding sequence TTGACTAAGCAACGAACCATTATGCTCATTGATATGCAGAGCTTTTATGCTTCAGTCGAAAAGGCAAAAATGCCTCAATACAAAAATAGACCACTCGCCGTCGCTGGCGATCCAGCAAGACGTTCTGGCATTATCCTTGCTGCTTGTCCACTAGCCAAAGCGAAGGGTGTATCTACCGCGGAACCACTCTGGCAGTCTCTTCAGAAGTGCCCTGAACTGATCATTGTGAGACCACACATGCAAGAATACATCGAAGTATCCACTCAAATCATGTCCATTATTGAGGAGTTCACCGATCTGGTCGAACCGTACAGTATAGACGAATTATTCGCTGATTTTACAGGGTCTATGCATCTATTCGGTAATGATCCAGTCGATTTAGCCAAGCAAATTCAAGACAAAATCTATAATGAAACAGGCGTTTACGCAAGAGCTGGCATTGGTGAAAACAAAATCATCAGTAAATTATGCTGCGATATGATTGCTAAAAAAGCAGAGGGGGGTATTTTCCACTTAAAGAAAGAGGAGTTACACCTCCATATTGGAGATAAGCCCATCCGCGATATGTGGGGAATAGGCTCAAGAATGGAAAAACATCTGTGGAAGATGGGCATCCGAACCATTAGAGACCTGGCGAATACGCCTCTTTCCAAATTAAGAAGTAAGTGGGGTGTTAATGGAGAAGTCATCTGGCGAGTCGCAAATGGACTCGATAATTCGCCTGTAACCGTCAATACGCACAGTACACAAAAAGATATCGGAAACGGAATGACCCTGCCTAGAGATTTCACAGAGGCTTGGGAGATCGAAGTGGTTATTCTCGATATCTGCACAGAAGTATGCAGAAGAGCCCGACAAAAGGGGTTGATGGGTAGTGTCGTTTCCGTAAGTGTGTCTGCAGCGGATTTTGACCACCCCACTGGTTTTCACAGGCAGGTTAAACTGTCTGATCCTACAAACATAACCGTTGATGTGTGCAAGATAGCCAAACGCATCTTTCATCAACACTGGGATGGGCAACCTGTGCGCCGTGTAGGTGTATCCCTGTCTCAATTATCCAACGCGGATACATATCAACTATCTTTTTTTGATGATCAAGAACAGAAACGGGCCATTGATCAGGTGATGGACGACATTAAGGATCGATTTGGCGACATTGCCATTCTACGAGCGAGCTCCATTACGGCTGCGGGTCAAGCGATCGATCGAGCATCTAAAATCGGGGGGCATTACAAATGA
- a CDS encoding YolD-like family protein, protein MSKKLEANGLWESSRMMLPQHKERIIQHRTQIHVQTKPLIHEDEWEIITQNIDMSLNYTLQATFEIFTESGNRYIHGIVTSVSSFGKKIKIEMENGFEWVDFDQLVAVKLEEGGV, encoded by the coding sequence ATGAGCAAAAAACTGGAGGCCAATGGATTATGGGAATCGAGCCGCATGATGCTTCCACAACATAAAGAACGAATTATACAGCATCGAACTCAAATTCATGTTCAAACGAAACCACTGATCCATGAAGATGAGTGGGAGATTATTACTCAGAATATAGATATGTCGCTCAATTATACATTGCAAGCCACCTTTGAAATATTTACTGAGTCAGGCAATCGGTATATACACGGGATCGTCACTTCAGTCAGTAGCTTTGGAAAGAAAATCAAAATTGAAATGGAGAATGGATTTGAATGGGTCGATTTTGATCAATTGGTCGCTGTAAAACTTGAAGAAGGAGGCGTGTAA
- a CDS encoding spore germination protein has translation MVVVDGSPSVLVAPATFMSFFQTVDD, from the coding sequence GTGGTTGTAGTCGATGGTTCGCCAAGTGTTCTAGTTGCACCGGCTACATTCATGTCTTTTTTTCAGACGGTTGATGATTAA
- a CDS encoding Ger(x)C family spore germination C-terminal domain-containing protein, with translation MPKHNVDPFGYGFYARAYQYPVYKEAQADWGKELSRAHFDVEVDLRIGATGAVE, from the coding sequence TTGCCAAAACATAATGTCGATCCTTTCGGGTATGGGTTTTACGCCAGGGCATATCAGTATCCCGTATACAAGGAAGCGCAGGCCGACTGGGGAAAAGAACTATCCCGAGCACATTTTGACGTGGAAGTTGATCTTCGAATCGGCGCCACTGGAGCAGTAGAGTAA
- a CDS encoding amidohydrolase family protein, giving the protein MEKLNQNAGLEEITAITNVRIFDGYQIIAPRHIVIKGVSIISVGGDIPSDATIIDGENATLIPGLIDAHVHTSIGGLRDALNFGVTTELEMNGDFTKRGREIQLKNVDDIADVRSAGTAITAPGGHPDELLPDGDEIPEFVLKELEKLSEEDREAMLAAYAHDHDEIPQVTTVEEAIKHVHTQVENGSDYIKIMIEEGTVMGAPGLPVLSDEILKTAVTEAHKFDKLVIAHVLTALSSKAAIDFGVDGLGHLFIDRPEYTSELVKCIADSGAFVTPCLVLNSSIIGNPASELANDQRVHSKLSPDWIDILNSSFNTYPQGNMENSFKNVMDLHRAGVDILVGTDVAPVPVPNLGGLAHGASVHHEMQLLVKAGFTPIEALQSATSKPARCFGLHDRGRITEGARADLILINGDPITNISDTLSIKFVWSNGSQKLG; this is encoded by the coding sequence ATGGAGAAATTAAATCAAAATGCTGGGTTAGAAGAAATTACGGCGATTACAAATGTACGAATCTTTGATGGATATCAAATTATTGCTCCCAGACATATTGTCATTAAAGGGGTCTCCATTATTTCAGTGGGCGGAGACATCCCAAGCGATGCAACAATCATCGATGGAGAAAATGCGACATTAATACCTGGACTCATTGATGCACATGTTCATACCTCAATTGGCGGATTACGAGATGCCTTAAACTTTGGTGTTACAACAGAACTCGAAATGAACGGCGATTTTACTAAAAGAGGGCGCGAAATTCAGCTAAAAAATGTGGATGACATCGCAGACGTTCGATCTGCTGGGACAGCGATTACCGCTCCTGGTGGGCACCCAGATGAATTACTGCCTGATGGAGATGAAATACCTGAATTCGTATTAAAGGAACTAGAGAAGTTATCGGAGGAAGACCGGGAAGCAATGTTGGCCGCCTACGCTCACGATCACGACGAAATACCTCAAGTGACGACGGTTGAAGAAGCGATCAAACATGTGCATACCCAAGTGGAGAATGGATCTGACTATATTAAGATCATGATTGAAGAGGGAACGGTTATGGGTGCACCTGGCCTTCCTGTTCTAAGTGACGAAATTCTAAAAACAGCTGTTACTGAAGCCCACAAGTTCGATAAGTTGGTCATTGCCCACGTCTTGACGGCTCTTTCCTCAAAAGCAGCCATCGATTTTGGAGTCGACGGTTTGGGCCACTTGTTTATCGACAGACCCGAGTACACGTCCGAATTGGTTAAATGCATAGCTGATTCTGGAGCTTTTGTTACACCGTGCTTGGTGTTGAATTCATCGATTATTGGTAATCCGGCATCAGAATTGGCTAATGATCAACGAGTTCATTCCAAATTAAGTCCGGATTGGATCGATATCTTGAACTCAAGCTTCAATACGTACCCACAAGGCAATATGGAGAACAGCTTTAAAAATGTGATGGATCTTCACCGTGCCGGAGTTGATATTCTTGTAGGGACGGATGTCGCACCGGTTCCCGTTCCGAACCTTGGTGGCCTTGCTCATGGGGCCAGTGTTCACCACGAAATGCAGCTGCTGGTGAAGGCTGGGTTCACTCCGATCGAAGCTCTTCAGTCGGCTACTTCCAAACCGGCCCGTTGCTTTGGTCTACATGATCGTGGCCGGATTACCGAAGGTGCACGTGCTGATCTTATTCTCATAAATGGTGATCCGATCACTAATATTTCAGATACTTTGTCAATCAAATTCGTGTGGTCCAATGGTTCGCAAAAACTAGGCTAA